GACCGAGGGCTGGATCGAGGCCCAGAACGTCATCACCAGTGAGACCTTGGAGCGTTCGCGCGAGATCGCAGAGGAATTCAAGGATCAGACGCCGCAGGCCGCGGGCCTATTGCGTGCGGCTTCAAATCTTCGCGCCGCACCTGACATGACCCCCGAAAATGTCCTTTTCAGGCTTGCCACCGGCTCGACATTCGAGATCATGGCGTGGCGATTTGTACCGAAACAGGAAGTCCCGGACGTCGACGATGCTCCTAAGGGGCAGCGAAAGACCGGCCGCCGTGAACAGAACGAAGAGATAGAGGCAGCGAAAGAGGTGGGCGAGCCTGAAAAGATGGACGAGAAATATGACGTCTGGTATCTCGTTCGGATCGACCCATCGGTATCGCCTGCTCCCGCCGGCTGGCTTTTCGGCCGCCAGGTCGAACTTCAGGTGCCGAACGACATCATCACGTTTCAGCACAACAACCGAAAGTTCGTAACTTGGCAGCGGCTCGATACAGATGCAGCAAGCAAGCCGGCAGATGGAAGGCAGCTGGCACCGGGAAATTGGGTCATTTTGGCACGCAGCAACTTCTCGAAACCGATAGACGGCGTCGAACCCGACTTTGACAGCATTTTGGTATTGGCGTTCGATAAGTACGATCAGTCGTACTACACGGTTTATCGAACTACGCCGAACGCTGAGCTATGGGGCCGCCTGCCGCTGAAGATGGACGGAAAGGCTGACAATAAGGTGTTCACGGTGTCGCTGAGAGGCCCGTCGGGCGAATTGCAGGAAAAGAGCTTTACGGTCTATAAGGATCGGAATCGAATTCGTCTGACGCCGCCTGAGGACATCGCTCAATATGAGACGAAGATCGCAACACCCTCGCGCAGAAGATGAACCTTGGGGAAGAACAGCCATTCGATGAGCCGTTTGAGATCGAGATAACAGATTCGCTCGATCTTCATTCGTTCAGTCCTAAAGATATTCGGGCTGTGACCGAAGCGTATCTGGCCGAGGCATACAAAAAGGGTTTTCGCGTCGTCCGGATCATTCATGGGAAAGGCGTCGGCGTGCAGCGGGAGATAGTCAGAAAGGTGCTGTCAGAATCGGATCTCGTTCGCAAATTCAAGACCGCGCCGGAATTTTCAGGCAGTTGGGGTGCAACTATTGTCGAATTCGAGGACTAATGCTCTTCGATGATGTCTTCCCAATCTTCCTCTACGAACTCCTCACCTGTTAACGTCGCAATAATATCCTGCTGTTCTGTTATTCTGCGTTCGGCATACTCGAGCCGTGCGGTCAGACGTGCATAACGGTATTCAAGATCCTGCAGGTATTTTCGCCTTTCTCGGTACAATCGGTCCACATAGAAAAGATAGGTGAACTGGAGTCCTGCGACCCCGAGCAGGATCAGCGAGATACAAATAAGCGCGTACATCATCATAGCTGCTTTTAGTTCGTCGATGACGGGTTTTCAGATTATACAGTTGACCTTGCCCCGCAGGGAAGTAAAACTTGATTCAAGAGGCCTTTGAGGCAAAAAGAAGAACATGAACATACCGAATCTAAAACTCAAATACACACTCTTGTGCGACGACGTCCGGGTCGAGATGGGCAACAAGCTGTCATTTATGGGTATTTTTCAAAATATGATGGTCGAGCAGCTTCCCGTGTCGCTCATTAAATTTGCCGTCATCAATCATTGGGAAGGAGCAGGCGAACATGATACGGAGGTCCGCATTATGGCTCCCGACCGCCAAACGCTTGTGGTTTCGTCACAGCCGACGCGCATCAATCTCGCCGAGGGCGGCCAAACGGACAACATCAGCTTTTTTGTGAATATCGTTTTTCAAACCGCGGGAACGTATTGGGTGCAAACTGTCGCAAACGCGGTAGTGCTCGACGAATTGCCGCTTGTCGTCACCGACCAGGCCGGTGCTGAGTCGATGCGCCCCGTCGATCAAATTTCGGAAACGGTCAATTAGTTTTCCCGCGTAGAGTCTAGCGTCAGAGCGACACGGTAAATTGCGGCGGAGTCGACCTCGACCTCTTTTACCGTTGATGTTCCCTTATGCGATGCGGTGATGCGAAGGCGTGCGGGGCCTTCTTTTCGCCGGAATGTGAATTCGCCGCTGAGTGATGTTGCGGCGGTTCCGAGTGAGCGTTTTGAGCCGTCGGAGCGTATTTCCTCGATCTGCACCTTTGCTCCCGCGACACTCGTTCCATCCTTGTAGAAAACGCTGCCTTGTACGAGGACCAATGTTCCCCGATCGACCGTCAGGATAAGTCTCTCGCCAAGGTCCCGGACCTTGCCGCTTTGGATCTCGACGCCGAATTTCGCTCCGGAACTGTAGCCCGGAGCCTCAAATATGATGTTGTAAGTTCCTTCGGGCAGGCCATCCAGACGGAAGCTGCCCTTGCGGTCGGCGGTCGTCGAACGAACGTCCTTGCCGTCCTGGCGTGCGGTTATTTCCGCTCCGGCGATGCCGTCGCCGTTCATGTTCTTGACCTTGCCCTTTACGCCGCCGGTCGACTGGGCATTGACGCCCACTAATGACCAAAGCACCAATAATGCGCCTGCAAAAAGTGAAAAAGGCCTGAGACCTACTAACCTACTAATTCTGTGCATGTTTCGATGCGGGAGCCTCGGCCCTAAATTCATCCGCAACATCATTGATGATGTCGTCGAGGGTTCGGGTTGGCTTGTATCCCAGCAGTCGTCCGGCTTTTTCGAGGCTCGGGACGCGCCGCTGCATATCTTCGAAGCCCTCGCCGTATGCCTCATCGTATGAGATATATTTGATCTCGCTGGAGCTTCCCGTCAGCTCGATCGCGCGTTTTGCGAGGTTGTTTATCGATACCTCCGCATCGCTGCCGAAATTGATGACCTGACCGAAGCACGCAGGCGTTTCCAGTGTTCTTGTTAGCCCTTCAACAACATCCGCGACGTGGCCAAAACATCGTGACTGCGTTCCGTCGCCGTGGACCTCGATCGGCTCGTTCTTCATCGCGGCCTGCACAAAACGCGGTACGACCATTCCGTATTGCCCTGTCTGCCGCGGGCCGACGGTGTTAAAGAGCCTTGCGACGACGACAGGCAGCCGCGTCTCTTTGTAATGAGCCAAAGCGAGAAATTCATCCAGCGTTTTCGCACAGGCATACGCCCAGCGATGCTTGTCGGTCGCACCGGTCAACAGGTCGTCCTCCTCGCGAAAAGGCACTGAATAGCCTTTGCCGTAAACCTCCGATGTGCTGGGAATGAGCACTCTTTTGCGGTATCGGGCACAACGGCTCAGGACAACGTCAGTTCCGTGAAAGATCGTCTCGATTGTCTTTACCGGCTGTTCCATGATCAACCTGACGCCCACAGCTGATGCCATGTGGTAAACGCGATCGGCTTCGCGGATGAGTTCCTCCATCAGCGTCTGATTTAGGACCGTGTCGATGATAAGCCGGAAGTTCTTGTTGCCTTCCAGATGCTCGACATTGGAATATCGGCCGGTAGAAAGGTCGTCGATGACCGTGATGTCATGGCCTTCGCCGATCAAACGGTCGGCCAAATGACTGCCGACAAATCCGGCTCCGCCTGTAATTAGGACCTTCATGATGTTGCTTTTATTGATGACCCGACCACGCCTTCAAAATACACGGCCGTTTTCTTCAGACCTTCCGCCAACGGGATCTTGGGTTCCCAGCCGAGCAGCTTTTTCGCTCTCGTAATGTCCGGACGACGCTGTTTCGGGTCGTCCTGCGGCAGCGGCAGATATTTGACGTCGAATGTCCTTGCCTGTCGCTTTGCCGACCTCTTCGGCAAGTTCATTCATCGTAAACTCGCCCGGATTGCCGAGATTTACAGGCAAATGAATGTCGTCGCCCTCTGCATTCATAAGCCTTATGATGCCTTCAACAAGGTCGCTGACGTAGCAGAACGAACGGGTTTGCGTGCCGTCGCCGTAAATGGTCAGTTCGTCGCCTTTTAGGGCCTGAACGACGAAATTGGACACCACGCGGCCGTCATTCTCGAGCATTCGTTCCCCGTAAGTGTTAAAAATTCGAACGATACGCGTGTCAACCCCGTTTTGCCGGTGATAGTCCATCATCAGCGTTTCTGCGACACGCTTGCCTTCGTCATAACAGGCCCTAAGGCCGATGGGATTCACATTTCCCCAATATGACTCCGTCTGCGGATGCTCTAACGGGTCCCCATAAACTTCACTGGTCGAAGCCTGCAGGATGCGGGCACGTACGCGTTTCGCCAGGCCCAGCATATTCACTGCACCCATGACACTCGTTTTGACGGTCTTCACGGGATTGTATTGGTAGTGGACCGGCGAGGCAGGACATGCAAAATTGTATATCTGATCCACTTCGAACAAAGCGGGCTCGGTCACATCGTGCCGAACAAGCTCAAAATGAGAATTGTTGAGAAGATGAGCAATGTTGGCCTTTCTGCCCGTGAAGAAATTGTCGAGGCAAATCACCTCATTCCCTTCGTTCAGAAGACGTTCGCAGAGGTGCGAACCTATGAACCCGGCACCGCCGGTTACCAGAATTCTCATCGGATAAACCCTTGTATCGAAAGCCGCAGCAGAATACAGCGAAATTATCCGATATTGCCGTTCCATTATCAATTGAAGCAAATGGCCGCAGTTGACGTGTCATCTGAAACCTTCCTTCACATCTGCGCGTAACAATAGCTTTCAGGCGCTCATTATTGGCTGTCTCGGGTTTATTTCGGCATCCAATTTCAGGCATACTACGTCTTACATACCACCTTAGGAGAGGATATATTTTGATGTTCAAGAAAAAAGCTGCGGCACTTGTGATCTGCGCAAGTTTTGCTGCGCCGGCGGCTTCGCTGGCTTCAACAGTTCCTGCGGTCGAAAGATCGCCCGCCGACATCATTCGCGATGAGGGAATGAACCGTTCGCAGGCAATGGCGACGATGAAATACCTTAGCGATGTGATAGGCGCCCGTCTGACCAATTCGCCGGGCCAGCGTCGTGCGAACAAATGGACCCGCGACCAGCTTGAAAAATGGGGAATGAAGAACTCCATCGTCGAGCCGTGGGGCGAATTCGGACGCGGATGGAAAGTGAAGCGTTTCAATGCTTCGGTGATCGCAGGCGATGAGTTCATCGCTTTTCGCGCCTATCCGAAAGCCTGGTCGCCGTCTACGAATGGTGCGATAACCGGCGATGTCGTTTTTGTGGACGCGACGGACGAAGCCGGGCTGGAAAAATACAAAGGCAAACTGAAGGGTGCGATCGTACTCACGTCCGACGTGCGTGCGGTAGAACCCGGCTTTAAGCCCATCGCTACGAGGGTTTCGAACGAGGAACTCGCCACGCTCGATGCAGCAAAGCCTGCAGACAACGTCGCCCAGAACCGCGGCCGTCAGGGCGGAGGTGGCAACCCCGGCGCGATGCAGTTCAACCAACGGAAGAACCGCTTCTATTTTGAAGAAGGCGCGGCAATTCTCGTCGAGCCGAGCATGGGAACAGATTCGGGTACCATCCGTGTGATGGGAGCAAGCCTTCCGCCGCAGGCACCGCCGGCAGGCGGTCAGGGAGCGCCGGGCGGCGGTAATCCGTTCGGCGGTATGCGTGTCTATTCGAAGAACGCACCCGCAACGATCCCGCAGCTCGTCGCAGAAACCGAGCAGTACAACCGCCTTGTCCGTCTTGTGAAGCAGAATGTCTCCGTCAAAATGAACGTTGACCTCGCTGTTCAGTTCTACGATGACGACCTGCAGGGCTATAACACCATCGCAGAAATTCCGGGCACCGATCTGAAGGATGAGATGGTAATGGTCGGCGGTCACCTCGATTCCTGGCATGCGGCGAACGGCTCTACCGATAACGGGGCCGGCGTTACGGTTGCGATGGAGGCGATGCGAATTCTCGCTGCATCCGGGCTGAAGCCCCGCCGTACGATAAAGATCGGCCTTTGGACCGGCGAAGAGCAGGGCCTTTTAGGCTCACGCGGTTGGGTATCAAAACACCTTGCGACGCGCGGCGACGGCTCTGACGCTGCGGCGTTCGCGGCGTTGTCGGGCGGCGGCGGACAGCTTCCGCTGAACAAAAAGCCGGGCTATGACAAGTTTTCGGCATATTACAACCTGGACAACGGGACAGGCCAGATCCGCGGCATCAATATGCAGGGGAATGAGGCACTCCGTCCCATTTTCCGCAATATATTGGCTCCGTTCGCCGACCTCGGAGCATCGACCGTGAGCATTCAGTCGGTCAGCGGAACTGACCACCTGGCGTTTGACGCCATTGGACTGCCGGGCTTCCAGTTCATACAGGATCCGATCGAGTATTTCGGACGCACCTGGCACACGACGCAGGACGTCGCGGATCGCACCATCGAGGAAGACCTCAAGCGATCCGCCGTCATCATGGCGACCTTTGCCTATATGACCGCGATGATGGACGAAAAGCTGCCGAGAAAAGGCACGGCAACGACCGCCGTTGCGGAGATGCTGTCGCAGTATGACTTGATGGCGTTGAACGATGAGGCTACGTTCCGTTCGCTCGGCCTTGGGCACCAGATCTGCGGTTTCGACCTCGGCCACGACGAACTGCCGACGGGCTTCCCGTCGATCTTTACGCTGAGCACCACCAGACAGGTACATGCCGACTCGCACAGCGAGTAAGCTTGCTCATCATTAGTGTTTTGAGGCTGCCCAAAGAGGCAGCCTCTTTTTTATTTTACGGTTAGGTGTTTTTCAAAGAACCACAGGATCCGTTCGTATTCGTCGGCCCAAGATTCGGGGCGAACGAAGCCATGATTCTCTGAAGGATAAAACATCATTTCGAAATGCTGAGTTTTCTCTAGCCGAATGAGCTTTTCGACAAGTTGGACGCTGTCCTGGACGTGAACATTGTCGTCGGCCATGCCGTGCAGGATCAGGAGCGGGCGTTCGAGCTTGTCGGCGTAGGTAATCGGCGACGAGCGTTTGTATGCCTCCGGGTTCTTGTCGGGAAAACCGAGCCGCTGTGCAGTGTAAAAGGGATTTGCGGCGAAATAATTCTTCCAGTCAAATACCGACCGGAGGGCGGCCGCCGCGGCGATCCGCTCCGGGGCACGCATTACGAGCATACCGGCCATGAAGCCGCCGTAGCTGCCGCCGTAAACGCCGATGCGTTTCTGATCGACGCCGTAGTTTTTGACCATGTGATCGATCGAATCGATGTGGTCGTCAAAATCTTTGCCGCCGAGGAAATCGTAAACGTCCGTCCGCCAGTCGCGTCCGTACCCGGCCGATCCGCGATAGTCGATATCCAGCACGACGTAGCCCTTCTTGGCCAAAATGTCGTTGAACATGAATTCGCGATAGTAGTTGTTCCATCCGTTGATGACGTTCTGCAAATAGCCGGCACCGTGAACGAAGATCGCCATCGGATACTTCTTTTTCGGGTCGTGGCCGGTGGGGAGATAGATCTTTGCGGGTATGCGTTTGCCGTCGCGAGAAGGTATCTCAATAAATCGCGGCACGGTCCATGCGATCTTGTTAAAACTGTCCGGCGTCGTGCGTGTCAGTTGAACAGGGAAGTTCAGGCCGCGGCACTTAGGGCAGACCTTCTGCGTGAAAAGGTCTTCGGGGCGATTCCACTGCGAGAAACCATAGAGCAGCGTCGGCTGTTCGTTCCGATCGTCGAGTTGCGGGGTGCTCGCCATCCCTTTGTCGTTTGCGGGAATGACGGCTTTGTCGCCGTTCGCAGGGAACAGGGCGAAAAAGCGACGCTCCGTGTAGCCCTCTTCCGTGGACATATAGACGATCTGCTCGCCGTCAGCGGCCCACTTCGCCCATTCGACCTGCCACGTGCCTTTGGTGATCTGCCTAATATCTACATTTGGGGACGGAATGCTGCCGGAAGGCCGCGTCTCGCCTGATGCTGCTTCAGGCTGCGGAAATTGGAGCGTCGCGAGGTAAAGGTGATTGTAGCCGTCGCGCTCGGAGCCAAAGAAGAGTTGTGCGGGATTTTTCGGATTCGGCTCGAAAATGGCCGAAAGCGGTGCCTGCCATTTTTCGTCGGTTTCTTCAGTAACGAGTATGACCTTCTCGTCCTTGCCGCCGACGTTATGGACGTAATAGAGTTGGCGGCGTTTTGTGTCCTTATCAAGGCGGTCAACGATGAGAGATCGGTTGTCTGCTGCCCATACCATTCTGCGAAAACTCGAAACGCCTTCCGTCGCGGGCAGTTTTATCTCATGCGGTGCGTTGCGGCTGCCGTCGGTCGGCATGAAAAACAACTTCTGTTCCGTCCATCCTCGACGCGGCCCACCGCCGGTGACGAATTCAGGCAGAAAGTTCGGGACAACGAGCTGCCGCTGCTTTGAACTGTCAGACACGACATACGCTGCCATTTTTCCGTCTGTGCTTGCGACCACATTTCCGACGGAAATGAACTGTTGCTGATTTGCCTCGCGTGTGATCTGTGTCAATTGGGCAGTGGCAGTGTCCAAAACGAACGCGTTGCCGCCCTGTGAGAACAAGATGCGCGTGCTATCTAAAAATCTTGCTCCGAACTCAGGCGCCTGCGTCCGCGTGTAGCGCTTCATTGAGCGGTCCGCCAGGGTCATCACATAAACGTCACCGCCGTGCGTGAAAATGAGCTTGGATGAATCCGGCGACCATTCGAAATTGCCCAGCTGATTCTCGCGGTCGCGTACGAATTGGTCTCGCATCTCCAGCCCATAATTCAATGGATTTGAACGCTCAGGCGGACGCGGCGTCGCCGGCAGATCGCTTGAGCGCAGAATGATCTCCGGAGTGCCGCCGCTTGCAGAGACGAGATAAAGGTCGCGACGCGGCTTGCCTTCGGCGTTCCATTGGTAGATCACCCATTTTCCATCGGGTGACAATTTCTCACCCGAAACGCGCTGTCCCGCGATCGAAGGCTCCGCCATGATCTGGCGGACGGTAAGGGTCTGGCCTGTCACGACAACCGCCAAGGCTGCAGATAGGATGATTGAAAGAATTAGCGATCTGTTTTTCATTCGGACTCCGTTGCTGTTACTAACGCCGCTGTAAAGTTAAGGCATTTCCAGTGTCTTCGCACGTTTTTCCGCTTTCTGTGCCTCGGTCATTTCGGCGGCTTTGTATTCGTAAATGGCATTTTCCCACGTGCCATACATCGCGTTAGGAAGGACGATCCAACGTTTTCCCCATTCTTCTTTCAAACGGTCTGTCTCGGCAAAACGTTCGGCCACCGGCCGGCGTTCAAATACGTCAGAAAAGTCGTCCAGGTTATCGCCCATTACCAATACGACACGATACTTGTCCGCGACGAAGTCGCGGCGCGGCGTCTTGGTCGATATGTTATTGCCGCGTTCATCCTTCTGCCGCAAAAGTACGTTGTACTCACTTACATCTCGGAAGCCTACACTCCGAAGATTATCGATAGTCGCCTGTTTCTGCACTTCATCGCGGTTCGAAATATAGAAAACTTTGACGCCTTTCGACACGGCATAATTTAGAAATTCGACCGCACCGGGAATGGCTTTCGCCTTGCGCATCTCGCTCCACGCGTACCAATCCTTCATATTGAATGACCGCCTGTCGCGTATCCCGGCGGCCTGTGCCGGCGAATTGTCGAGCACGGTCTCGTCGATATCGACGATGATCGCACGCGGGCGTTTTCGCTCGGCTTTTGGCAGTTTCATTGTAAGGTCGGAATCGAGCCGGCAGCGGGCAAAATTGAACGCCTGATATGCCAGAGCGCGAAATTCCGCCGCCTTTTGCATCCAGAGCGTCGCACCGACCTGAAACTCGTTATCCGCTATGGGCAGGCTGGTCGCCGCCGGCTGCTGGCCTTGAGCCGCGGATGAGCAAAAGAATAGAGCTGCGGCGAAGGCAGCAAGAACATGGTTTCGTCTCGTCATAAGATATGCGATATTTGTGATCGAATATCAATTATGCCCCGAGAACGGAAACCAGCCAAGAAGGGTGAGATCGAACCGAATGAACAAGAGCCATGCGAGCCGCGTTCATACTATTACGACGACGCGCACGGCTATGAGGATTTTGACCCGCAAGAAGAGGCTGAGGACGATGAGGTGATGGAAAAGCCTACTTCTTAGGCCGCATATTTGCTTTTAGGACGCGTTTGCGGAGTCGTATCGATTTCGGCGTAACCTCGATCAGTTCGTCGTCCGCGATGAATTCAAGCGCCCGCTCGAGCGACATTTCGCGAACCGGTACCAGACGCATCGCATCGTCGGCCGACGTCGTACGCATATTGGTAAGCTTTTTCTCTTTGATGGCGTTCACATCCAGATCGACCGCACGGGCGTTTTCGCCGATGATCATTCCTTCGTAAACCTTTGTCTGCGGCCGGACGAAGAGAGTGCCGCGTTCCTGAAGGTTGCAAAGAGCGTAGGTGTTCGTTTCGCCCATACGGTCGGCGACCAGCGAGCCGGTCTGCCGCGAACGCATTGCGCCCTGCCATTTGTCGAATTTCAGGAAGATAGTATTTAGAAGCCCCGTGCCTTTTGTTTCGGTCAGGAACTCGCCGCGGAATCCGATCAGACCGCGTGACGGTACTTCGAATTCCAAACGAACGCGTCCTGAGCCGTTGTTGATCATCTTGGTCATCTGGCCCTTGCGGC
This sequence is a window from Acidobacteriota bacterium. Protein-coding genes within it:
- a CDS encoding S9 family peptidase, with translation MKNRSLILSIILSAALAVVVTGQTLTVRQIMAEPSIAGQRVSGEKLSPDGKWVIYQWNAEGKPRRDLYLVSASGGTPEIILRSSDLPATPRPPERSNPLNYGLEMRDQFVRDRENQLGNFEWSPDSSKLIFTHGGDVYVMTLADRSMKRYTRTQAPEFGARFLDSTRILFSQGGNAFVLDTATAQLTQITREANQQQFISVGNVVASTDGKMAAYVVSDSSKQRQLVVPNFLPEFVTGGGPRRGWTEQKLFFMPTDGSRNAPHEIKLPATEGVSSFRRMVWAADNRSLIVDRLDKDTKRRQLYYVHNVGGKDEKVILVTEETDEKWQAPLSAIFEPNPKNPAQLFFGSERDGYNHLYLATLQFPQPEAASGETRPSGSIPSPNVDIRQITKGTWQVEWAKWAADGEQIVYMSTEEGYTERRFFALFPANGDKAVIPANDKGMASTPQLDDRNEQPTLLYGFSQWNRPEDLFTQKVCPKCRGLNFPVQLTRTTPDSFNKIAWTVPRFIEIPSRDGKRIPAKIYLPTGHDPKKKYPMAIFVHGAGYLQNVINGWNNYYREFMFNDILAKKGYVVLDIDYRGSAGYGRDWRTDVYDFLGGKDFDDHIDSIDHMVKNYGVDQKRIGVYGGSYGGFMAGMLVMRAPERIAAAAALRSVFDWKNYFAANPFYTAQRLGFPDKNPEAYKRSSPITYADKLERPLLILHGMADDNVHVQDSVQLVEKLIRLEKTQHFEMMFYPSENHGFVRPESWADEYERILWFFEKHLTVK
- a CDS encoding 5'-nucleotidase, lipoprotein e(P4) family; the encoded protein is MTRRNHVLAAFAAALFFCSSAAQGQQPAATSLPIADNEFQVGATLWMQKAAEFRALAYQAFNFARCRLDSDLTMKLPKAERKRPRAIIVDIDETVLDNSPAQAAGIRDRRSFNMKDWYAWSEMRKAKAIPGAVEFLNYAVSKGVKVFYISNRDEVQKQATIDNLRSVGFRDVSEYNVLLRQKDERGNNISTKTPRRDFVADKYRVVLVMGDNLDDFSDVFERRPVAERFAETDRLKEEWGKRWIVLPNAMYGTWENAIYEYKAAEMTEAQKAEKRAKTLEMP
- a CDS encoding M20/M25/M40 family metallo-hydrolase, with translation MFKKKAAALVICASFAAPAASLASTVPAVERSPADIIRDEGMNRSQAMATMKYLSDVIGARLTNSPGQRRANKWTRDQLEKWGMKNSIVEPWGEFGRGWKVKRFNASVIAGDEFIAFRAYPKAWSPSTNGAITGDVVFVDATDEAGLEKYKGKLKGAIVLTSDVRAVEPGFKPIATRVSNEELATLDAAKPADNVAQNRGRQGGGGNPGAMQFNQRKNRFYFEEGAAILVEPSMGTDSGTIRVMGASLPPQAPPAGGQGAPGGGNPFGGMRVYSKNAPATIPQLVAETEQYNRLVRLVKQNVSVKMNVDLAVQFYDDDLQGYNTIAEIPGTDLKDEMVMVGGHLDSWHAANGSTDNGAGVTVAMEAMRILAASGLKPRRTIKIGLWTGEEQGLLGSRGWVSKHLATRGDGSDAAAFAALSGGGGQLPLNKKPGYDKFSAYYNLDNGTGQIRGINMQGNEALRPIFRNILAPFADLGASTVSIQSVSGTDHLAFDAIGLPGFQFIQDPIEYFGRTWHTTQDVADRTIEEDLKRSAVIMATFAYMTAMMDEKLPRKGTATTAVAEMLSQYDLMALNDEATFRSLGLGHQICGFDLGHDELPTGFPSIFTLSTTRQVHADSHSE
- a CDS encoding GDP-mannose 4,6-dehydratase, whose protein sequence is MKVLITGGAGFVGSHLADRLIGEGHDITVIDDLSTGRYSNVEHLEGNKNFRLIIDTVLNQTLMEELIREADRVYHMASAVGVRLIMEQPVKTIETIFHGTDVVLSRCARYRKRVLIPSTSEVYGKGYSVPFREEDDLLTGATDKHRWAYACAKTLDEFLALAHYKETRLPVVVARLFNTVGPRQTGQYGMVVPRFVQAAMKNEPIEVHGDGTQSRCFGHVADVVEGLTRTLETPACFGQVINFGSDAEVSINNLAKRAIELTGSSSEIKYISYDEAYGEGFEDMQRRVPSLEKAGRLLGYKPTRTLDDIINDVADEFRAEAPASKHAQN
- a CDS encoding carboxypeptidase regulatory-like domain-containing protein, with the protein product MLWSLVGVNAQSTGGVKGKVKNMNGDGIAGAEITARQDGKDVRSTTADRKGSFRLDGLPEGTYNIIFEAPGYSSGAKFGVEIQSGKVRDLGERLILTVDRGTLVLVQGSVFYKDGTSVAGAKVQIEEIRSDGSKRSLGTAATSLSGEFTFRRKEGPARLRITASHKGTSTVKEVEVDSAAIYRVALTLDSTREN
- a CDS encoding Smr/MutS family protein, coding for MNLGEEQPFDEPFEIEITDSLDLHSFSPKDIRAVTEAYLAEAYKKGFRVVRIIHGKGVGVQREIVRKVLSESDLVRKFKTAPEFSGSWGATIVEFED